The Streptomyces sp. NBC_01381 genomic interval ACTCCCCGACCCCACAAGGCGCCCCGAAGATCACCTGGCGCAGGCTCGCCGAGCGTGACTTCCCGCTGCTGCGGCAGTGGCTGCTGCAGCCGCACGTCGCACGGTGGTGGAACCACGAGACCTCTCCCGAGGCGGTGGCGCGTGACTTCGGTCCCGCGGCGCGCGGGGACGAGCCGTCCGAGGACCTGCTCATGCTGCTCGACGGCGAGCCGTTCGGTCTCGTACAGCGCTGCCGCCTCGCCGACTACCCCGAGTATGTGGCCGAGTTGGTGGACCAGGCCGAGGTGCCGGCGGGTGCCGTGTCCATCGACTACCTCATCGGTGACCCCCGCCGGGCCGGCCGCGGCCTTGGCACGCTCATGCTCCGGGCGGTCATCGAGGCCACCTGGAGCGACCATCCCGACGCGACGGCGATGCTCGTCCCGGTCCACGTGGGCAACCCCGCGTCCTGGCGCGCCCTGGAGAAGGCGGGCATGCGCCGCGTCGCCGACGTCGATCTCGAGCCGGACAATCCCGTCGACGACCGCGCTCACCACCTCTACCGGATCGACCGCCCCGCCGAGCAGCCGTAGCGGCTCACCGCGCCCCGATCCCGTCAAGGCGCCGCCACTGCTCGTCGCTGAGCCGGAGGCCTCCCGCGGCGACGTTCTCCTCCAGGTGGGCGATCGATGCGGTGCCCGGAATCGGCAGCACGACCGGTGAGCGCGCGAGCAGCCAGGCGAGGGCGATCTGCGCGGCCGTGGCGTCGAGTTCGGCCGCCACAGCGGCGATCTCGGCCGTGTCGGCCGATGCCGCGGGGTGCACCGGGCGCCAGGGCAGGAAGGCGATGCCCGCGGCGGCACAGGCGTCGAGCACGCTCTCGTGCTCGCGGTCGAGCAGGTTGTAGCGGTTCTGCACGCTCGCGACATCGACGGTCCGCCGCGCCTCCGCGAGCTCGTCGACGGTCACCTCGGACAGGCCGATGTGGCCGACCTTGCCGTCGTCCTGGAGCTCCCGGAGCACGCCGAGCTGATCGGCGAGCGGGACCTTCGGGTCGAGCCGGTGCATCTGGAGCAGCTCGATCCGCTCGGTCCGCAGCCGGCGCAGGGCCTGCTCGACCTGGTCCCTGAGGAACTCCGGCCGCCCGTTGATCTGTGCCTCCGCACCGGGAGCCGGCTGCTCGATGGCGACCTTGGTCGCGATGAGCACGTCGTCCGGGTACGGATACAGAGCCTCGGCCAGAAGCTCCTCGTTGGCGCCCCATCCGTACATGAACGCCGTGTCGATCAGCGTGACGCCCAGCTCGACGGCGCGCCGGAGCACCGCGATCGAGGCTTCCCGGGGCGCCCCGTGCTCGGTGGGCAGCCGCATCGCCCCGAACCCCAGCCGCCGTACGCCGATTTCGCCGCCGATGCGGAAGGTGCCGCTCGCTACTGTCATGTTTCTGTGTCCACCCCTCAGTGAACGCCCGACGTTATCAAGGGT includes:
- a CDS encoding GNAT family N-acetyltransferase, which gives rise to MTGPDSPTPQGAPKITWRRLAERDFPLLRQWLLQPHVARWWNHETSPEAVARDFGPAARGDEPSEDLLMLLDGEPFGLVQRCRLADYPEYVAELVDQAEVPAGAVSIDYLIGDPRRAGRGLGTLMLRAVIEATWSDHPDATAMLVPVHVGNPASWRALEKAGMRRVADVDLEPDNPVDDRAHHLYRIDRPAEQP
- a CDS encoding aldo/keto reductase, producing the protein MTVASGTFRIGGEIGVRRLGFGAMRLPTEHGAPREASIAVLRRAVELGVTLIDTAFMYGWGANEELLAEALYPYPDDVLIATKVAIEQPAPGAEAQINGRPEFLRDQVEQALRRLRTERIELLQMHRLDPKVPLADQLGVLRELQDDGKVGHIGLSEVTVDELAEARRTVDVASVQNRYNLLDREHESVLDACAAAGIAFLPWRPVHPAASADTAEIAAVAAELDATAAQIALAWLLARSPVVLPIPGTASIAHLEENVAAGGLRLSDEQWRRLDGIGAR